The following proteins come from a genomic window of Prionailurus viverrinus isolate Anna chromosome D1, UM_Priviv_1.0, whole genome shotgun sequence:
- the MTCH2 gene encoding mitochondrial carrier homolog 2: protein MADAASQVLLGSGLTILSQPLMYVKVLIQVGYEPLPPTIGRNIFGRQVCQLPGLFCYAQHIASIDGKRGLFTGLTPRLCSGVLGTVVHGKVLQHYQECDKVEDLGPGNVQKEVTPSFDQVIKEISEVCVDCF, encoded by the exons ATGGCGGACGCAGCCAGTCAGGTGCTCCTGGGCTCCGGCCTCACCATCCTGTCCCAGCCGCTCATGTACGTGAAGGTGCTCATCCAG GTGGGATATGAGCCTCTTCCTCCAACAATAGGACGAAATATTTTTGGGCGGCAAGTATGTCAGCTTCCTGGTCTGTTTTGTTATG CTCAGCACATCGCCAGCATTGACGGGAAGCGTGGGTTGTTCACAGGCTTAACTCCAAGACTGTGCTCAGGAGTCCTTGGGACCGTGGTCCATGGTAAAGTTTTACAG cATTACCAGGAATGTGACAAGGTTGAG GATTTAGGCCCTGGGAATGTACAAAAAGAAGTCACACCTTCCTTCGACCAAGTTATCAAAGAG ATCTCAGAAGTGTGTGTTGATTGTTTCTAG